Proteins from a genomic interval of Treponema succinifaciens DSM 2489:
- a CDS encoding HU family DNA-binding protein: MSSKKVTKNDLLEAVYQNTKYEKLAVQTIMENLFDQMKEVLKDGNTIELRGFGTFEARLRKGRQNARNPKTGQQLSVAPHYVVAFRSGQELKKALWDLPVSEVSNEQN; encoded by the coding sequence ATGTCTTCAAAAAAAGTTACAAAAAACGATTTGCTGGAAGCTGTTTATCAAAATACAAAATACGAAAAGCTTGCAGTTCAGACCATCATGGAAAATCTTTTCGATCAGATGAAAGAGGTTCTAAAAGATGGTAATACAATTGAATTGCGCGGTTTTGGAACATTTGAGGCGCGGCTTCGCAAAGGAAGGCAAAATGCCCGTAATCCAAAAACAGGACAGCAGCTTTCTGTTGCTCCTCATTATGTTGTCGCTTTCCGTTCTGGTCAGGAATTAAAAAAAGCTTTATGGGATTTGCCTGTGAGCGAAGTTTCCAATGAGCAGAATTAA
- a CDS encoding glycosyl hydrolase 53 family protein, translating to MKVFRKRLGAAVACASVLSLAACGISTKKTGSANITVLPVENIADDFIMGVDVSSMISVENAGGAFYDANGKKADLLELLKMGGANCVRIRVWNNPFDANGNGYGGGNNDIETAVKIGKRATDAGLGVLIDFHYSDFWADPNKQSVPKAWKNMTFDEKEAALSKYTTESLEKLKSAGVKVTMVQVGNEINNGMCGEMYDDKVLGLVGEGCKAVRNFDKNIQIVVHYTDPLSEGYLEKRAGLLEKFNVDYDIFATSYYPFWHGEAGKLSVTLKKLSNIYNKKVMVAETSYPFTNDDGDGFGNVVSGMSSEQEFDYPFSVEGQAVAVRDVIAAVASVKKGVGVFYWEPAWIPVRHYKPEAPNAQSVLEENFKAWEKYGCGWASSYAAEYDKEVRSARNGGTWDNQAFFDFDGKCLDSINVFKYARTGSKGKLNVIRVENPHVEFAYGKQEELPKTVKVVYNDGSVKDEPVEWDAAAKKNVTGKPDFGEYKIPGKLKKGGNAECTVNVTASNFLVNGSFESGDLTGWTVENPLGKGTPKVDKNNQNAKEGVCYFTAWEKDDFEFTVSQTVKEFSAGKYKCFAYFEGTGIKNPSGTVFKAVVRKKDGTKTEFTCDVTIPNTWKKFFKAELPVIELDDSTESITVSALIKAEFDATSGANGAWLVMDDVNLLLVE from the coding sequence ATGAAGGTTTTTAGAAAACGCCTTGGAGCGGCAGTTGCTTGTGCTTCAGTTCTTTCGCTTGCGGCCTGTGGAATTTCTACAAAAAAAACAGGTTCGGCAAATATAACAGTTCTTCCTGTTGAAAATATTGCTGATGATTTTATTATGGGAGTTGATGTTTCGTCCATGATTTCCGTGGAAAATGCCGGAGGTGCTTTTTATGATGCGAACGGAAAAAAGGCTGATTTGCTTGAGCTTCTAAAAATGGGCGGCGCGAATTGCGTTAGAATCCGTGTATGGAATAATCCTTTTGATGCTAACGGAAACGGCTACGGCGGCGGAAACAACGATATTGAAACTGCTGTGAAAATCGGAAAAAGAGCCACTGATGCAGGTCTTGGTGTTTTGATTGATTTCCATTACTCGGATTTCTGGGCTGATCCGAACAAACAGTCAGTTCCAAAAGCCTGGAAAAACATGACATTTGATGAAAAAGAAGCCGCATTGTCAAAATATACAACTGAAAGTTTGGAAAAACTTAAATCTGCCGGCGTAAAAGTTACAATGGTTCAGGTTGGAAACGAAATCAACAATGGAATGTGCGGCGAGATGTACGATGACAAAGTTTTGGGCTTGGTAGGAGAAGGCTGTAAGGCTGTAAGAAATTTCGACAAAAACATTCAGATTGTGGTTCATTACACAGATCCGCTTTCTGAAGGATATTTGGAAAAAAGGGCGGGGCTGCTTGAAAAATTCAATGTTGACTACGATATTTTTGCGACTTCATATTATCCTTTCTGGCACGGAGAAGCTGGAAAACTTTCTGTCACTCTGAAAAAACTTTCAAATATTTACAATAAAAAAGTCATGGTCGCGGAAACTTCATATCCGTTTACAAATGATGATGGCGATGGATTCGGAAACGTTGTGTCCGGAATGTCTTCTGAGCAGGAATTTGACTATCCGTTCTCTGTTGAAGGTCAGGCTGTTGCGGTTCGGGACGTAATTGCGGCAGTTGCTTCTGTAAAAAAAGGCGTTGGCGTGTTCTATTGGGAGCCGGCATGGATTCCTGTCCGCCATTATAAGCCTGAAGCTCCGAATGCCCAGTCTGTTCTTGAAGAAAATTTCAAAGCATGGGAAAAATACGGCTGTGGCTGGGCTTCTTCTTATGCTGCTGAATACGACAAGGAAGTTCGATCTGCAAGAAACGGCGGAACTTGGGATAATCAGGCTTTCTTTGATTTTGACGGAAAATGCCTTGATTCAATTAATGTGTTCAAATATGCGCGCACAGGTTCAAAAGGCAAGCTGAATGTAATCCGCGTAGAAAATCCGCATGTTGAATTCGCCTACGGAAAACAGGAAGAATTGCCAAAAACCGTAAAAGTTGTTTACAATGACGGCTCTGTAAAGGATGAGCCTGTTGAATGGGACGCAGCTGCCAAAAAAAACGTAACTGGAAAGCCTGACTTTGGTGAATACAAAATTCCTGGTAAGCTTAAAAAAGGCGGAAATGCTGAATGCACTGTAAATGTTACTGCAAGCAATTTCCTTGTAAACGGGAGCTTTGAAAGCGGTGATCTTACTGGCTGGACTGTTGAAAATCCGCTTGGAAAAGGAACTCCAAAGGTTGACAAGAACAATCAGAATGCAAAAGAAGGCGTATGCTACTTTACAGCATGGGAAAAAGACGACTTTGAATTCACGGTTTCCCAGACTGTAAAAGAATTCTCAGCCGGAAAATACAAGTGCTTTGCATATTTTGAAGGAACTGGAATAAAAAATCCTAGCGGAACAGTTTTCAAGGCTGTTGTCCGTAAAAAAGACGGAACCAAAACTGAATTCACTTGCGATGTTACAATTCCAAATACTTGGAAAAAATTCTTTAAGGCGGAGCTTCCTGTAATTGAACTTGACGATTCAACTGAGTCAATAACTGTAAGCGCGCTAATAAAAGCTGAATTTGACGCTACGTCAGGTGCTAACGGAGCTTGGCTTGTAATGGACGACGTTAACTTGCTCCTTGTTGAATAA
- a CDS encoding bactofilin family protein, producing the protein MSGFSAGNLTVFGQETEFDGVLEFSDNLVITGKFHGTINASGDLEIEKTAVCDVDKMSANSIVVSGKITGDIEAKDRIELCDGSKVHGDLKAARLRISDGVEFEGKISMIDEIPASDIFSVASEEYKNSLIMQSNEAR; encoded by the coding sequence ATGTCAGGATTTTCCGCTGGAAATTTAACAGTATTCGGACAGGAAACTGAATTTGACGGTGTGCTGGAATTTTCAGACAATCTTGTTATTACTGGCAAATTTCATGGAACAATAAACGCATCTGGCGATCTTGAAATTGAAAAAACTGCGGTTTGCGATGTTGACAAGATGAGCGCAAATTCAATTGTTGTTTCAGGAAAAATAACAGGAGATATAGAGGCAAAAGACCGCATAGAGCTTTGCGATGGAAGCAAGGTTCATGGAGATTTAAAGGCGGCAAGGCTTCGTATTTCTGACGGTGTGGAATTTGAAGGTAAAATTTCCATGATTGATGAAATTCCTGCCTCTGATATTTTTTCTGTTGCTTCGGAAGAATATAAAAATTCACTTATTATGCAGTCGAATGAAGCTAGGTAG
- a CDS encoding lysophospholipid acyltransferase family protein has protein sequence MLGFITLLFCLGEVAFPTFMLCLVYPFSRKTALFWSDYITCQCARVVFAILKLYRKFQFLGDKENLKLLPEQFVVISNHQSLFDIVAYLKYFGGKKTRFVAKDTLGSVPMVGKMLKTQGHCMIPRHGSPSVAMSSIDSFASRVLQKKQIPVIFPEGTRTRDGNVGQFYAAGFRRLVEGTKLPVAVCALDGGWQISRLNSLFRNLHKGSYRVKVLKVYPFPETKEEEKRILEESRELIKSQLEEWRKLPVASSVV, from the coding sequence ATGCTTGGATTTATTACACTTTTGTTTTGCCTTGGAGAGGTTGCTTTTCCTACGTTTATGCTTTGCCTTGTTTATCCTTTCAGCAGGAAAACAGCTCTCTTTTGGTCTGATTACATAACTTGCCAGTGTGCAAGAGTTGTTTTTGCAATTTTAAAATTGTATAGAAAATTTCAGTTTCTTGGTGATAAGGAAAATTTGAAATTGCTTCCAGAACAGTTTGTTGTGATTTCCAACCACCAGAGCCTTTTTGACATTGTTGCTTATCTAAAATACTTCGGCGGAAAAAAAACGCGGTTTGTTGCAAAAGACACTCTTGGCTCGGTTCCTATGGTCGGAAAAATGCTTAAAACCCAAGGACACTGCATGATTCCTCGCCACGGAAGCCCTTCAGTTGCAATGTCTTCTATAGACAGCTTTGCTTCCCGTGTTTTGCAAAAAAAACAGATTCCTGTAATTTTCCCAGAAGGAACAAGAACCCGCGACGGAAATGTAGGTCAGTTTTATGCGGCTGGATTCAGGCGGCTCGTTGAAGGCACTAAGCTTCCTGTTGCAGTTTGCGCTCTTGACGGCGGCTGGCAGATTTCAAGGCTTAATTCTCTTTTTAGGAATCTTCACAAAGGCTCGTACCGCGTAAAAGTTCTAAAAGTTTATCCTTTCCCTGAAACAAAGGAAGAGGAAAAGCGAATCCTTGAGGAATCCCGAGAGCTTATAAAGAGTCAGCTTGAAGAATGGAGAAAACTTCCTGTTGCTTCTTCTGTTGTGTAA
- the rho gene encoding transcription termination factor Rho yields MAIIKRRNSDEAAEIQTEEAASQLEGNENPESTESDEVKNPPKVRRRRIVKKAAEQESVVPDNSEESSSEPQENDSATSESLSEPQTQSHHESSESNSDSAHEEHYVPRQRYDNRRWNGNNRYGNRRYNNNRYNNTNYEKNLQARLEAVQAAQKIENPEEYESKPRLLINDLTKKSMPELRELGVQYGISADEMAPMKKQDLIFSILRAHTEHGGIIFASGALEILPDGYGFLRSPQNSYLPGPDDIYISPSQIRLFNLKTGDTIYGQTRSPKEGEKFFALLRIETVNFEDPYVAQTRVPFENLTPLYPNEKLRLETVSTELSTRIVDLFVPIGKGQRLLIVAPPKAGKTTLMQKIANAITVNNPEVYLIVLLIDERPEEVTEMERSIHAEVISSTFDEQATRHVQVAEMVLEKAKRLVEHKRDVVIFLDSITRLARAYNQTVPTSGKVLSGGVDSNALHKPKRFFGAARNVEEGGSLTIISTSLIETGSRMDEVIFEEFKGTGNSEIDLDRKLAERRLFPAINIKKSGTRKEELLLSEAELQRMWILRKVLNPMDDADMLELIRDKMRKTKDNEAFLASMNPGGLSEE; encoded by the coding sequence ATGGCAATTATAAAACGCCGTAATTCAGATGAAGCAGCGGAAATTCAGACAGAAGAAGCCGCAAGCCAGTTGGAAGGAAATGAAAATCCTGAATCTACAGAATCAGACGAGGTAAAAAATCCTCCTAAGGTAAGAAGGCGGCGGATAGTAAAAAAAGCAGCTGAACAAGAAAGTGTAGTGCCGGACAATTCTGAGGAATCTTCTTCTGAGCCACAGGAAAATGATTCTGCGACTTCTGAATCTTTATCTGAGCCGCAAACTCAGTCCCACCATGAATCTTCAGAGTCAAATTCTGATTCGGCGCATGAAGAGCATTATGTGCCCCGCCAACGTTATGACAATAGAAGATGGAATGGCAACAACCGCTATGGAAACCGCCGTTACAACAATAACCGTTATAACAATACCAACTATGAAAAAAATCTTCAGGCTAGGCTAGAGGCTGTTCAGGCTGCCCAAAAAATTGAAAATCCAGAAGAATATGAGTCAAAACCGCGGCTTTTAATTAATGACCTTACAAAAAAAAGTATGCCGGAACTTAGAGAACTCGGCGTTCAGTACGGAATTTCTGCTGATGAAATGGCTCCTATGAAAAAACAGGATTTGATTTTTTCTATTTTACGCGCGCATACGGAACACGGCGGAATTATTTTTGCTTCAGGCGCTTTGGAAATTCTTCCTGACGGTTATGGCTTTCTTAGAAGTCCGCAGAACTCTTATCTTCCCGGACCTGATGACATTTATATTTCGCCAAGCCAAATCCGCTTGTTCAACTTAAAAACTGGAGATACGATTTACGGTCAGACAAGAAGCCCAAAGGAAGGTGAAAAATTCTTTGCACTTTTGCGCATTGAGACTGTGAATTTTGAGGATCCTTACGTTGCGCAGACTCGTGTTCCTTTTGAAAACCTTACGCCGCTTTATCCTAACGAAAAACTCCGTCTTGAAACAGTTTCAACAGAACTTAGCACCCGCATTGTTGATCTTTTTGTTCCGATTGGAAAAGGCCAGCGTCTTTTGATTGTTGCTCCTCCAAAGGCCGGAAAAACAACACTGATGCAGAAAATTGCAAATGCCATAACTGTAAATAATCCGGAAGTTTATTTGATTGTGCTTCTTATTGACGAACGTCCGGAAGAAGTTACAGAAATGGAGCGTTCTATTCATGCGGAAGTTATTTCTTCAACTTTTGATGAGCAGGCGACTCGTCATGTTCAGGTTGCGGAAATGGTTTTGGAAAAGGCAAAGCGTCTTGTTGAGCATAAGCGCGATGTTGTTATTTTTCTTGATTCTATAACTCGTCTTGCACGCGCATACAACCAGACTGTTCCGACTTCTGGAAAAGTTCTTTCCGGCGGTGTTGATTCAAATGCGCTTCATAAACCAAAGAGATTTTTTGGCGCGGCTAGAAATGTGGAAGAGGGAGGTTCTCTTACAATAATTTCAACTTCTCTTATTGAAACAGGAAGCCGCATGGATGAGGTTATTTTTGAAGAATTCAAGGGAACTGGCAACAGCGAAATCGATCTTGACAGAAAACTTGCAGAGCGCAGATTGTTCCCGGCGATTAATATTAAAAAATCCGGCACAAGAAAAGAAGAGCTTTTGCTTTCGGAAGCAGAACTTCAGCGTATGTGGATTCTTCGCAAGGTTCTAAATCCTATGGATGATGCCGATATGCTTGAGCTTATCCGCGACAAGATGCGAAAGACAAAGGACAACGAAGCTTTCCTTGCATCGATGAATCCTGGCGGTTTGTCTGAAGAATAA
- the rpsT gene encoding 30S ribosomal protein S20 has product MSVKKTSAEKRHAQSEVRRMRNKAVKSRVHTSLKKYMEAILKKDQPLAQEKLKVLHSELDNAYRKGVIKLNACARKKSRMAVLYNVTFAAAK; this is encoded by the coding sequence GTGTCAGTAAAGAAAACATCTGCAGAAAAAAGACACGCACAGAGCGAAGTTCGCAGAATGCGCAACAAGGCAGTTAAGTCTAGAGTACATACAAGCTTGAAGAAATACATGGAAGCTATCCTTAAAAAGGATCAGCCTCTTGCTCAGGAAAAACTAAAGGTTCTTCACTCAGAACTTGATAATGCATACCGCAAGGGTGTAATAAAACTCAATGCTTGCGCACGCAAAAAGAGCCGTATGGCTGTTCTTTACAATGTAACTTTTGCAGCTGCAAAATAA